A DNA window from Agrobacterium vaccinii contains the following coding sequences:
- a CDS encoding SDR family oxidoreductase, which produces MTNPLFDLKGRTALVTGSSRGLGRAMAEGFAAAGAHVIINGTNGERVASTVADFTANGYEASASIFDVTSEEAIKAAFADFDAQGVEIDILVNNAGIQFRKPIVDLETADWQRVIDTNLTSAFMLGREAARRMIPRGRGKIINIGSLTSELARATVAPYTVAKGGIKMLTRAMAAEWAQFGIQANAIGPGYMITDMNQALIDNPEFDAWVKGRTPAKRWGKPEELAGTAVFLASAASDYINGQIIYVDGGMLSVL; this is translated from the coding sequence ATGACCAATCCACTTTTCGATCTCAAGGGGCGCACCGCGCTCGTCACCGGCTCTTCGCGCGGCCTTGGTCGCGCCATGGCGGAAGGCTTTGCTGCTGCCGGTGCGCATGTCATTATCAACGGCACCAACGGCGAACGCGTCGCCAGTACAGTCGCAGATTTCACGGCAAACGGCTATGAGGCCAGTGCTTCCATTTTCGATGTCACCTCGGAAGAGGCCATCAAAGCAGCCTTCGCAGATTTCGACGCACAAGGCGTGGAAATCGATATTCTCGTCAACAATGCCGGCATTCAGTTCCGCAAACCAATTGTCGATCTGGAAACGGCAGACTGGCAACGGGTCATCGACACCAACCTGACCAGCGCCTTCATGCTGGGCCGCGAGGCGGCACGCCGCATGATCCCGCGTGGACGCGGCAAGATCATCAATATCGGCTCACTCACCAGCGAGTTGGCGCGCGCCACCGTAGCACCCTACACGGTTGCCAAAGGCGGCATAAAAATGCTGACCCGCGCCATGGCTGCTGAATGGGCGCAGTTCGGCATTCAGGCCAACGCCATCGGACCTGGCTACATGATCACCGACATGAACCAGGCCCTGATCGACAATCCTGAATTCGACGCGTGGGTCAAAGGCCGCACGCCTGCGAAACGCTGGGGCAAACCAGAGGAACTCGCAGGCACAGCCGTTTTCCTGGCGTCAGCGGCCTCGGACTATATCAACGGCCAAATCATCTATGTCGATGGCGGCATGCTTTCGGTGCTGTGA
- a CDS encoding ABC transporter ATP-binding protein, with product MNLHVKNAVVLRDLSRSFDTKTVLDRISLDIPAGQFVTLLGESGSGKTTLLRALAGLDDDAETRGHYSTPENVSVLFQDSRLLPWKTVIDNVTLGLRRSDARTAAQEMLGDVGIGDKADVWPSTLSGGQKQRASLARSLLRMPDLLLADEPFGALDALTRLKMQALLMRLVQHQKPTIILVTHDVDEALLLSDRILVLKDGSIAEDHSISLPHPRREHQSELSLLRTKLLRSLGVEADTI from the coding sequence ATGAATCTACATGTGAAAAATGCTGTGGTTTTGCGCGACCTTTCACGCAGCTTCGATACCAAAACCGTTCTGGATCGCATCTCGCTGGATATTCCTGCGGGGCAATTCGTGACCCTGCTTGGAGAATCCGGGTCCGGTAAGACGACCCTGCTGCGGGCGCTTGCCGGACTTGACGACGATGCAGAAACGAGGGGCCATTACAGCACGCCGGAAAACGTATCCGTTCTTTTTCAAGATTCGCGGCTTCTGCCGTGGAAGACTGTCATCGACAATGTCACGCTCGGGCTACGTCGATCCGATGCACGAACAGCCGCGCAGGAAATGCTTGGGGATGTCGGCATTGGCGACAAGGCAGACGTCTGGCCATCGACGCTATCAGGCGGACAAAAACAGCGGGCTTCGCTGGCAAGATCATTGCTGCGTATGCCTGATCTTTTGTTGGCCGACGAACCCTTCGGGGCACTGGACGCACTCACACGGTTGAAAATGCAGGCGCTGCTTATGCGTCTCGTCCAGCATCAAAAACCAACAATCATCCTTGTCACGCACGATGTGGACGAGGCTTTGCTTCTGTCTGACCGCATCCTTGTCTTGAAGGACGGCAGTATCGCCGAAGACCATTCCATCTCGCTTCCCCACCCCCGCCGCGAGCACCAGAGCGAACTCTCCTTGCTACGAACAAAGCTGCTTAGAAGCCTTGGCGTCGAAGCCGACACTATTTGA
- a CDS encoding mandelate racemase/muconate lactonizing enzyme family protein gives MKITQIETLKTEEFSNVLWVRIHTDAGIIGLGETFYGAGAVEAHIHDTLAMRLLGKNPLHIEALHREMTNLPMAQASTGAESRATSAIDIGLWDIFGKVCDQPVHQMLGGLCRDKQRVYNTCAGYKYVRSHNIKPVSTWNLGDANGPYEDLDGFMNRADAVAESLLESGITAMKIWPFDPAAIENHGVHITPEQMKKAVEPFEKIRKAVGDKIEIMVEFHSLWNLPTAIKIARVLEQYQPTWYEDPIRMNSPQALSEFARSTTIPVCASETLGSRFPYKDMLDRDAMQIVMADLCWTGGLTEGRKIAALADTYHRPFAPHDCIGPIGFIAAIHASFSQPNTLIQESVRAFYTGWYKELVDNVPVIENGYVLPMEGPGLGVDLLPAVYERSDLSVRRSTL, from the coding sequence GTGAAAATCACACAGATCGAGACACTGAAAACCGAAGAGTTTTCCAATGTCCTTTGGGTTCGCATACACACAGATGCAGGGATCATCGGGCTCGGGGAGACTTTTTACGGTGCGGGTGCCGTCGAAGCGCATATCCACGACACCTTGGCGATGCGCCTGTTAGGCAAAAACCCGCTGCACATCGAAGCGCTGCACAGGGAGATGACCAATCTTCCCATGGCGCAGGCATCGACCGGGGCGGAGTCCCGTGCAACATCGGCAATCGACATTGGCCTTTGGGATATCTTCGGCAAGGTCTGTGATCAGCCCGTCCATCAGATGTTGGGCGGTCTGTGCCGCGACAAACAGCGTGTCTACAACACATGTGCTGGCTACAAATATGTACGATCCCACAACATCAAGCCGGTTTCCACCTGGAACCTTGGCGATGCGAACGGCCCTTACGAAGACCTCGACGGATTCATGAACCGCGCCGACGCTGTGGCCGAAAGCCTGCTGGAAAGTGGCATCACCGCCATGAAAATCTGGCCCTTCGACCCAGCAGCAATCGAGAACCACGGCGTGCACATCACACCTGAGCAGATGAAGAAGGCTGTCGAGCCATTCGAGAAAATCCGCAAGGCGGTGGGTGACAAAATAGAGATCATGGTCGAATTTCACTCACTGTGGAACCTGCCAACCGCCATCAAGATCGCCCGCGTGTTGGAGCAGTACCAGCCAACCTGGTACGAAGATCCCATCCGCATGAACTCTCCGCAGGCACTGAGTGAGTTTGCGCGCTCCACGACAATACCAGTCTGCGCAAGCGAAACGCTCGGTTCGCGCTTTCCCTACAAGGACATGCTGGACCGCGACGCGATGCAGATCGTCATGGCAGATCTCTGCTGGACCGGCGGCCTGACGGAGGGCCGCAAGATTGCAGCACTGGCCGACACCTATCATCGCCCTTTCGCGCCGCATGACTGCATCGGCCCTATCGGTTTCATCGCGGCCATCCACGCCTCCTTCAGCCAACCCAACACGCTGATCCAGGAATCCGTTCGCGCTTTCTATACCGGATGGTACAAGGAGCTTGTGGACAATGTCCCGGTGATCGAGAATGGCTATGTCCTGCCGATGGAAGGTCCGGGACTGGGTGTCGACCTTCTTCCTGCCGTCTATGAACGTTCGGACCTCAGCGTCCGTCGCAGCACGTTGTGA
- a CDS encoding ABC transporter permease produces MADITSGRFASGVTRRATEFSSQRKAVRLTPAKLPPGMRLLGPIILLATWEAASRLGLLSPSTLAAPSTAIHTGYDMLVDGTLLPHLAASAIRAYSGLFLGVLVGVVLALLSGLTRTGEALIDGLVQIKRAIPTLALIPLVIIWLGIGESMKVFLIFTAVLVPVYINTHAALRGIDIGHVELARTLGLTRLEFIRHVALPGALPGFFVSLRLAVALCWTALVVLELVNTQTGIGYLMNRARDWGQTDIIVVGIMIYAILGLASDAVVRLIETRALSYRRALGS; encoded by the coding sequence ATGGCAGACATTACATCAGGACGGTTTGCAAGCGGCGTCACCAGACGCGCCACGGAGTTTAGCAGCCAGCGCAAAGCTGTCCGCCTTACCCCGGCAAAGCTGCCGCCGGGAATGCGATTACTCGGGCCGATCATCCTCCTTGCAACGTGGGAAGCGGCCTCCCGGCTTGGCCTGCTGTCGCCAAGCACGCTGGCAGCCCCATCGACCGCCATTCACACAGGCTATGACATGCTGGTGGACGGCACCCTCCTGCCCCACCTCGCGGCGTCAGCAATCCGCGCCTATTCCGGGCTGTTTCTGGGTGTTCTCGTCGGCGTCGTCCTGGCTTTGCTATCTGGGCTCACTCGAACCGGCGAAGCTTTGATAGACGGACTTGTCCAGATCAAAAGAGCGATACCGACGCTCGCGCTCATACCGCTCGTCATCATCTGGCTGGGCATTGGCGAGTCTATGAAGGTTTTCCTGATCTTCACCGCCGTACTCGTCCCGGTCTATATCAACACCCATGCGGCACTGCGCGGCATCGATATCGGTCATGTCGAGCTCGCGCGGACCTTGGGCCTGACCCGGCTTGAGTTCATTCGCCACGTCGCCCTGCCCGGCGCCCTGCCCGGCTTCTTCGTGTCGTTGCGTCTTGCGGTCGCTCTCTGTTGGACAGCCCTTGTGGTGCTGGAACTCGTCAATACGCAAACGGGCATAGGCTATCTGATGAACCGGGCGCGTGACTGGGGCCAGACAGACATCATCGTCGTTGGCATCATGATTTACGCCATTTTGGGTCTCGCCTCCGACGCGGTCGTTAGGCTGATCGAAACCCGTGCACTTTCCTACAGACGGGCTTTGGGATCATGA
- a CDS encoding mandelate racemase/muconate lactonizing enzyme family protein, producing MTISHFRITRFQFARDRVIGDSQVRADDANVAALELVSETGEVGLGFIQTLFHPLPDQAEIEAVFENEAWPTLKGQKAIGLVHRVNRPRGGNQRAFSLPFHEALQVALWDLAAKEAGMPLHQLLGSRRDRVRAYASGLDFHLSDEAFCALFRHAASIGYSAFKIKVGHPDFKRDLKRLELLQQSVPEGSLIMIDPNEAWNSKEALVKLTEIRDAGHDLLWVEDPILRHDFEGLRTLRHAVNWTQINSGEYLDMPGKRILLENHGTDLLNVHGQVTDVMRIGWLAAEMGIPVSLGNTFLEVGVHMATALPEVEWLEYSFQNFDHLVETPIEIRDGYAYAPDRPGHGLVLSEEARQEWARPKRLERSQLGEAPKNPRLPIEQDLL from the coding sequence ATGACTATTTCTCATTTCCGTATAACGCGATTTCAGTTTGCCCGCGACCGTGTAATTGGCGATAGTCAGGTTCGTGCCGACGACGCCAACGTTGCAGCTCTGGAACTGGTCTCTGAAACGGGAGAGGTCGGGCTGGGATTCATCCAGACCCTGTTCCACCCCCTGCCCGATCAGGCTGAAATCGAAGCCGTCTTCGAAAACGAGGCTTGGCCAACGCTGAAAGGCCAAAAAGCCATAGGCCTCGTGCACCGTGTCAACCGGCCCCGTGGCGGCAACCAGCGCGCATTTTCGCTGCCGTTTCATGAAGCGCTACAAGTTGCACTCTGGGACCTCGCCGCAAAAGAGGCCGGCATGCCGTTGCATCAATTGCTGGGAAGCAGACGGGATCGCGTCCGCGCCTATGCCAGTGGTCTCGATTTCCACTTGAGCGACGAGGCATTCTGCGCGCTGTTCCGCCATGCAGCGAGCATTGGGTATAGTGCCTTCAAAATCAAAGTCGGCCATCCCGATTTCAAGCGCGACCTGAAACGGCTCGAGCTGCTTCAGCAATCGGTGCCAGAGGGTTCGCTGATCATGATCGATCCCAACGAGGCCTGGAATTCCAAGGAAGCACTCGTCAAACTGACGGAAATCCGCGATGCTGGCCACGATCTGCTCTGGGTGGAAGACCCCATTCTGCGCCATGACTTCGAGGGCTTGCGGACGCTGCGTCACGCCGTCAACTGGACGCAGATCAACAGTGGCGAATATCTTGATATGCCGGGAAAGCGCATCCTTCTGGAAAACCACGGCACCGATCTTCTCAATGTCCATGGACAGGTGACCGATGTCATGCGCATCGGCTGGCTTGCCGCGGAAATGGGGATACCGGTTAGCCTTGGCAACACCTTCCTCGAAGTCGGCGTCCATATGGCCACAGCCCTGCCGGAAGTCGAATGGCTGGAATATTCCTTCCAGAACTTCGATCATCTCGTGGAAACCCCCATCGAAATCCGCGACGGCTACGCCTACGCCCCCGACAGGCCAGGCCATGGTCTCGTACTGTCTGAAGAAGCGAGACAGGAATGGGCAAGACCCAAACGCCTTGAGAGATCGCAACTCGGCGAGGCACCGAAAAATCCTCGTCTGCCGATTGAACAGGACCTGCTTTAA
- a CDS encoding ABC transporter substrate-binding protein: MFRRRILQASLSMFVAVISFGSPSANAANPASKLIVADQAELVRNLLDASGQGKGLSFDVEFPNFAGGPAILEAIRAGAVDIAYVGDTPPIQARASGTLLPIVATFTREIAQYRLTSRPGLTINHLAELKGKKLSYVEGSGRQVFLIEALNRAGLKLSDVTLVNLRVADLPDALRSGAVDVAVLQEPFVTRLVNQAGASPVLDPEERKLLPSTSYFYARPEVLADPEKAEAVRQFISAFVKAGEWSNEHDADWAKFYYTDFQRVSAEDAAAILKGQSPLVFQTSAEAIPHHQKLIDILYQAGSIKERLDAKGSFVDKFDRTIEQSR; encoded by the coding sequence TTGTTCCGCAGAAGAATTTTGCAAGCATCCCTGTCGATGTTCGTTGCCGTGATTTCATTCGGTTCGCCGTCAGCAAACGCTGCCAATCCAGCATCGAAGCTGATTGTCGCTGACCAAGCGGAACTCGTTCGCAATCTGTTGGACGCCAGCGGACAAGGCAAAGGCCTCTCATTCGATGTCGAGTTTCCCAATTTTGCAGGCGGCCCTGCCATTCTTGAAGCGATCAGGGCAGGCGCTGTCGATATTGCTTATGTCGGCGATACGCCACCGATCCAGGCGCGTGCATCAGGAACTCTTCTGCCAATCGTTGCGACATTCACGCGCGAGATCGCTCAATATCGGCTCACCAGCCGTCCGGGCCTCACAATCAATCATTTGGCTGAGCTCAAAGGTAAAAAACTGAGCTATGTCGAAGGGTCCGGCCGTCAGGTTTTCCTGATCGAAGCACTAAACAGGGCTGGTTTGAAACTGAGCGATGTCACGCTCGTCAATTTACGTGTGGCAGACCTGCCGGACGCTTTGCGCTCAGGTGCCGTTGATGTCGCCGTTCTCCAAGAGCCCTTCGTTACCCGCCTCGTCAACCAAGCTGGCGCGAGCCCCGTGCTCGATCCAGAAGAGCGAAAGCTGTTGCCGAGCACCTCCTACTTTTATGCGCGCCCGGAGGTTCTTGCAGACCCTGAAAAGGCCGAAGCAGTTCGCCAGTTCATATCGGCCTTCGTGAAGGCCGGAGAGTGGAGCAACGAGCACGACGCGGACTGGGCAAAATTCTACTATACGGACTTTCAGCGCGTTTCCGCTGAAGACGCCGCAGCGATCCTGAAGGGCCAGTCGCCGTTGGTGTTTCAAACCTCGGCAGAGGCCATTCCCCACCATCAAAAGCTGATCGACATCCTGTATCAGGCTGGATCAATCAAGGAACGTCTCGATGCCAAGGGGTCTTTTGTCGATAAATTCGACAGGACCATAGAGCAGTCACGTTGA
- the dinB gene encoding DNA polymerase IV, which translates to MNPVRKIIHIDMDAFYASVEQRDNPELRGKPLAVGGSAARGVVAAASYEARAFGVYSAMPSVTAKRKCPDLIFVPPRFEVYRQVSQQIREIFAQYTPIIEPLSLDEAYLDVTENLKGMEIATDIALEIRAKIKEVTGLNASAGISYNKFLAKMASDLNKPNGQAVITPKNGPAFVEALPVKKFHGVGPATAERMKRHGIETGLDLKSKPLAFLQQHFGKSGPYFYGIARGIDERQVKPNRIRKSIGAEDTFAEDIDRLDLAKAELRPLAEKVWRYCEAHDIIGKTVTVKIKYSDFTQATRSKTMPSGIPNLEFALDLADTLLASVFPFKKPVRLLGITLSSLSTEDTAQAPQLDFGL; encoded by the coding sequence ATGAACCCGGTTCGCAAAATCATCCACATCGATATGGATGCCTTTTACGCCTCCGTCGAGCAGCGTGACAACCCGGAACTGCGTGGCAAGCCGTTGGCGGTCGGGGGTTCTGCTGCGCGCGGCGTGGTGGCGGCTGCGAGTTATGAGGCACGTGCCTTCGGCGTCTATTCGGCCATGCCCTCTGTCACCGCCAAACGAAAATGCCCTGACCTGATTTTCGTGCCTCCTCGCTTCGAGGTCTATCGGCAGGTCTCCCAGCAAATCCGCGAGATTTTCGCACAGTACACACCCATCATCGAGCCCCTGTCACTGGACGAAGCCTATCTCGACGTCACCGAGAACCTGAAAGGTATGGAGATCGCCACCGATATAGCGCTCGAAATTCGCGCGAAGATCAAGGAGGTTACAGGCCTCAACGCCTCCGCTGGCATCTCCTACAATAAATTCCTGGCGAAGATGGCGAGCGACCTGAACAAGCCCAATGGTCAGGCCGTGATAACGCCGAAGAACGGTCCAGCCTTTGTTGAGGCTCTTCCCGTCAAGAAATTCCATGGCGTGGGTCCCGCTACCGCCGAGCGTATGAAACGGCACGGTATCGAGACCGGCCTAGATTTGAAATCAAAACCCCTCGCCTTCCTTCAACAGCACTTCGGCAAATCGGGACCATACTTTTACGGGATCGCCCGTGGCATCGACGAGAGGCAGGTCAAACCCAACCGCATCCGTAAATCCATCGGCGCGGAAGACACGTTTGCCGAGGATATCGATCGCCTCGACCTCGCCAAGGCTGAGTTGCGGCCTCTGGCAGAAAAGGTCTGGCGGTACTGCGAGGCACATGACATCATCGGGAAAACCGTAACGGTCAAAATCAAATATTCGGATTTCACCCAGGCAACACGAAGCAAGACGATGCCGTCTGGCATTCCGAATTTGGAATTTGCTCTGGATCTAGCAGACACTTTGCTAGCGTCTGTCTTTCCATTCAAAAAGCCGGTCCGTCTCCTGGGTATCACTCTCTCCTCGCTCAGCACCGAAGACACTGCCCAAGCTCCACAGCTTGATTTTGGGCTGTGA
- a CDS encoding ABC transporter substrate-binding protein, which translates to MHLSKREFLAASAVLAFAASLRSANAATAINYWHHFASQSEMAGLAKIIQLFAAANPDISVTQESIPNSEYMAKVSSAVVAGGRPDTGMVIAERFADLTAMGALVDISERVNKWESKANLPDNRWAGMSSEGAIYAVPAYAFVDWMYYRKDYFDEAGIAAPPKTFDEFLTVCRKLTDPSKNRYAFGMRGGAGAFKYVIDVMESFGSPLVKDGQAAIDKPAAVEAITFYANLFRKEKVAPPSAPNDSYRQIMEGFRTGQTAMIWHHTGSLIEISTALKPGVQFATAPMPAGPKAHIARVAYAGNGIFKDDNVEAAWKWISFWGQTDAAIALLEATGYFPASTAALKDERITGNPIYAAATQTLEFGRLPNSFVGAAGWSENVVNPTFQSVLTGQLTPEQAVDRMIEGLEAALR; encoded by the coding sequence ATGCATCTGAGCAAACGTGAATTTCTGGCAGCAAGTGCAGTGTTGGCTTTTGCCGCGAGCCTGCGCAGCGCCAACGCCGCAACGGCGATCAATTATTGGCACCATTTCGCCAGCCAGTCCGAAATGGCGGGACTGGCCAAAATCATCCAGCTGTTTGCAGCGGCAAACCCGGATATTTCGGTGACGCAGGAAAGCATTCCGAATTCGGAATATATGGCGAAAGTCTCCTCTGCCGTCGTGGCCGGTGGCCGTCCCGATACCGGCATGGTGATTGCCGAACGTTTTGCCGACCTGACGGCGATGGGTGCGCTGGTCGATATCAGCGAGCGTGTCAACAAGTGGGAAAGCAAGGCCAACCTGCCGGACAACCGTTGGGCCGGAATGTCGAGTGAGGGCGCGATTTACGCGGTGCCAGCCTATGCCTTCGTTGACTGGATGTATTACCGCAAGGACTATTTCGACGAAGCGGGGATTGCCGCTCCTCCCAAAACCTTCGACGAGTTTTTGACCGTCTGCCGAAAGCTGACGGACCCATCCAAGAACCGTTACGCATTCGGCATGCGCGGTGGTGCGGGAGCATTCAAATACGTAATCGACGTGATGGAATCCTTCGGGTCTCCACTCGTGAAAGATGGGCAGGCGGCTATCGACAAGCCAGCGGCGGTCGAGGCGATCACCTTCTACGCCAATCTCTTCCGCAAGGAAAAAGTCGCGCCGCCAAGCGCGCCGAACGATAGCTATCGCCAGATCATGGAAGGTTTCAGAACCGGCCAGACGGCGATGATCTGGCATCATACCGGTTCGCTGATCGAAATCTCCACGGCACTGAAACCCGGCGTCCAATTTGCTACCGCACCCATGCCTGCCGGACCCAAAGCCCACATCGCTCGCGTGGCCTATGCGGGTAACGGCATCTTCAAGGATGACAATGTCGAGGCCGCGTGGAAATGGATCAGCTTCTGGGGCCAGACCGATGCCGCCATCGCGTTGCTTGAGGCAACGGGCTACTTCCCGGCATCGACGGCGGCACTGAAAGACGAGCGGATCACCGGAAATCCGATTTACGCTGCGGCCACGCAGACGCTTGAATTCGGCCGTCTGCCGAACAGTTTCGTCGGGGCAGCGGGCTGGTCGGAAAACGTTGTCAATCCGACATTCCAGTCGGTCCTGACAGGTCAGTTGACACCCGAACAAGCCGTCGATCGTATGATCGAGGGACTTGAAGCAGCGCTGCGCTAA
- a CDS encoding GntR family transcriptional regulator, whose product MKKLSERQTVKSSVMEAGAPRLSDVAYERILESLFERKVPVGAFISQNELSAIVDVPVAPLRDALRVLEAEGILTIHPRSGIQFIRPGLELTRSTYQFRSIVERAAVRVFAEEADEHITNALEVRHSRLLRRVERDGIGPEQLLEMDSLELDLHGHIIQALRNPLIDSAYKRMHNYLRLLRLERKVTVPIMIRTLKEHLDILEACGTRNAEAAEKALQAHFQAAMQRNLGLV is encoded by the coding sequence ATGAAAAAATTGTCGGAGCGTCAAACTGTGAAATCAAGCGTCATGGAAGCGGGTGCGCCGCGTCTTAGCGATGTGGCCTATGAGCGCATTCTCGAAAGTCTTTTCGAGCGCAAGGTACCCGTAGGCGCCTTCATTTCGCAAAACGAGCTTTCGGCCATTGTCGATGTGCCGGTCGCGCCGCTGCGCGATGCGTTGCGGGTGCTGGAAGCCGAGGGGATTCTGACCATTCATCCACGGTCGGGCATTCAGTTCATTCGGCCCGGTCTGGAGCTGACGCGATCCACCTATCAGTTCCGCTCTATTGTCGAGCGCGCGGCAGTGCGGGTGTTTGCAGAAGAAGCAGACGAGCACATAACAAATGCCCTGGAAGTCAGGCATTCTAGGCTTTTGCGCCGTGTGGAGCGTGATGGTATTGGCCCGGAGCAATTGCTTGAGATGGATTCGCTGGAGCTCGATTTGCATGGCCATATCATTCAGGCATTGCGCAATCCCCTGATAGACAGCGCCTACAAGCGCATGCACAATTACCTGCGGCTGCTGCGGCTGGAGCGGAAGGTGACGGTGCCGATCATGATCCGAACGCTGAAGGAGCATTTGGATATTCTGGAGGCCTGCGGCACGCGAAATGCTGAGGCTGCGGAAAAGGCGTTGCAGGCGCATTTTCAGGCGGCCATGCAGCGTAACCTCGGGCTGGTATAA
- a CDS encoding carbohydrate ABC transporter permease translates to MTSHSRRHPFSSLGDISESRYWVYLLLLPSLLLLFLVVAYPTIYGFFISVREMRLTRPGLNGFVGMKHYVAMMSDRVFWISLKNTAIWVVAAVTIEMALGFIAAVALNRNLPGTKIFGVLILLPYFLPNVVAGHMWALLLDPRLGVINDILVRIGVLSSYKAWFADPNTALAATILVEAWHGFPFFALLFLAGLKGIPEDLYKAAAVDGAGSFTKFRLITVPMLKTVITAAVILRVISLVNSPDLLLVLTGGGPGNATQVLSLYAFQTAYRDFNFSYAGALSVVMFFILMVFATIYIRLSRITKE, encoded by the coding sequence ATGACATCACATTCAAGACGCCATCCTTTCAGCAGTCTCGGAGACATCTCGGAATCGCGTTACTGGGTGTATCTGCTTCTCCTGCCGAGCCTTCTGCTGCTGTTCCTCGTGGTGGCTTACCCGACGATCTACGGGTTCTTCATCAGCGTGCGCGAAATGCGCCTGACACGGCCCGGCCTCAATGGCTTTGTGGGAATGAAGCATTACGTCGCGATGATGTCGGATCGCGTTTTCTGGATTTCGCTGAAGAACACCGCCATCTGGGTGGTCGCGGCTGTCACCATTGAGATGGCACTTGGATTCATCGCAGCCGTTGCGCTCAACCGCAATCTGCCGGGCACGAAGATTTTCGGCGTGCTGATCCTGCTTCCGTATTTCCTGCCCAACGTCGTGGCGGGGCATATGTGGGCGCTTCTTCTCGATCCGCGCCTTGGTGTCATCAATGACATTCTCGTTCGGATTGGTGTGCTCAGTTCCTACAAGGCCTGGTTTGCCGATCCCAACACCGCGCTTGCCGCGACCATTCTTGTCGAGGCATGGCACGGGTTTCCGTTCTTCGCGCTTCTGTTTCTGGCTGGCCTGAAAGGCATACCGGAAGACCTGTACAAGGCCGCTGCCGTCGATGGTGCTGGCTCCTTCACCAAGTTCAGATTGATCACCGTGCCGATGCTGAAGACGGTGATTACGGCGGCGGTCATCCTGCGCGTCATCAGCCTCGTCAACTCGCCCGATCTTTTGCTGGTATTAACAGGCGGTGGCCCCGGCAACGCCACGCAGGTTCTGTCGCTCTATGCGTTTCAGACGGCCTATCGCGATTTCAACTTCAGTTACGCGGGCGCTCTTTCGGTTGTGATGTTCTTCATCCTGATGGTCTTCGCAACGATCTACATTCGCCTGTCGCGCATAACGAAGGAGTGA
- a CDS encoding sugar phosphate isomerase/epimerase family protein, whose product MATQRYGAGIWHFATYLDRYATDGYGSPRSVIDAIDLAGQVNDLSVVDINYPFFGGDFSNAQVKEALDRNKLGVIGITPEIYTREFVKGSFTNPDAGMRRRTHELVTEACEQVRYFNADYVKLWPGQDGWDYPFQVDYGTLWKQSLDGVGQLASENPDLKFVIEYKPREPRVRMSFGSVARTLLGIEKIGLPNVGILLDFGHAIMGGESAADSAQLAIDYGRLFGMDVNDNYRSWDDDLVAGSLHPIELFEFFHVLRKNKWEGVWQLDQFPFREDSVATANHAIDFLKAASRGLDALDVDALQEAQSRHDAIGALKIAQKALYGAM is encoded by the coding sequence ATGGCAACACAGCGCTATGGTGCCGGAATCTGGCATTTCGCAACCTATCTCGATCGTTATGCGACGGATGGCTATGGTTCGCCTCGCAGCGTGATCGACGCTATCGATCTTGCGGGGCAGGTGAATGACCTCTCGGTAGTCGATATCAACTATCCATTTTTTGGCGGGGACTTTTCCAACGCTCAGGTGAAGGAGGCGCTTGATCGAAACAAGCTCGGCGTTATCGGTATTACACCCGAAATTTACACGCGCGAGTTCGTCAAAGGCTCTTTCACAAATCCCGATGCAGGCATGCGGCGGCGAACGCATGAGTTGGTGACGGAAGCCTGTGAGCAGGTGCGTTATTTCAATGCCGATTACGTCAAGCTATGGCCGGGTCAGGATGGCTGGGATTATCCTTTTCAGGTGGATTACGGCACGCTGTGGAAGCAATCGCTCGATGGTGTTGGACAGCTCGCCAGCGAAAATCCTGATCTGAAATTCGTGATCGAGTACAAACCCCGCGAACCGCGTGTGCGGATGAGCTTCGGCTCTGTCGCGCGGACGTTGTTGGGTATCGAAAAGATCGGCTTGCCGAATGTCGGCATTCTCCTGGATTTCGGTCACGCGATCATGGGTGGAGAATCCGCTGCCGACAGCGCGCAACTGGCGATCGACTATGGGCGCCTGTTCGGTATGGACGTGAACGATAATTATCGGTCCTGGGATGACGACCTTGTGGCAGGCAGCCTTCATCCCATCGAACTGTTCGAGTTTTTCCACGTGCTGAGGAAGAACAAGTGGGAAGGTGTATGGCAGCTCGATCAGTTTCCCTTCCGCGAAGACAGTGTCGCGACAGCCAACCACGCCATCGACTTCCTCAAGGCCGCATCGAGAGGTCTCGACGCGCTGGATGTGGATGCGCTGCAAGAGGCCCAGTCACGGCACGACGCAATCGGCGCACTGAAAATTGCTCAAAAAGCTTTGTATGGCGCAATGTAG